One genomic window of Centropristis striata isolate RG_2023a ecotype Rhode Island chromosome 20, C.striata_1.0, whole genome shotgun sequence includes the following:
- the slf2 gene encoding SMC5-SMC6 complex localization factor protein 2 isoform X1: protein MRRTTENQGNARPFPGYFSPRNNVKDQHQPHFTTFLQETPMKSYRLPNHFGYPPPRRVLPIQSPELCHRDRHGPPRHLLHPPRPNYPSGFVPSSPANFGSSGNRFHPMPRGSLGPLQHHHYGTPVSYGSFAAISPTNCGTTVYRPGVFHPVPPPFMKDLSNHSPPVHIRRVQGTESKDTLSYSGSKNATAQRQASNKDQSNDGKSHTHTTQLQKPLSPSSITRAVQDVFPPALSDSEHRSLGNSQRPAQDYQPPPTQSSDGSSGSSLSVMHSPVAPSQDQQPKRTPASENLIPVVDLNSSSQKRRREFEGFGDSAKKQCFPGMNSGKAHTPKSTVGKSLSPSLLPQPSAGPSSVLELPAKTTDSHLCTEPTNGQSSHFVTLSSTLKPTQSSCSSPSPKPCLKRQPSMGAKQAYITSPQNHTGKLVEVRSPSKPSEECLKKRSEDNVKTEKSSSVLSSEVPQKVTDGTSPVQSGSHHSGHTHCSSSVLPVKTLGRGDHVEERRKSDSSTPKPASKTNTGSLSCRPVERNKTNRSRKPVAIPNDINDLFTPDPKTYIISNGHKTVKPKMEGLKSPTSEKSCSPSTLTSSSTPVTGSSCHKNGSPHTVDTKVSISSSTHHPPISMPTITLERVKLEKLKSIPFKTNYLKNSPITSSDRQLQDDGAKSDEKRSSLLHNSLRRCTSETGSTTSSSHCSQSPLLERQSSEGRRKPVSEEDPIDVELDLGLSFALDMDLTQSSQSSEDEQLLSLHEMMERVTKPPDTPEKGAFSEPSTPGHHSCLPRTQLPSTAKSGIYKNNLDQMLKEINNNKKAKEIETQLLNRCEEDLQRIAECEEAEENQEEGVNTEQQEFLQRYSLMSNAIREVPPGETVFNLEKFGCIFDHNSLELRKCMVDPQETAQKTLLWSSPAQLRLHVNIGLFQEAYDSRSPCPAQVTRFLFKMMSVHNERMVSEKILQALCDIACTAAYQIVKKGSQQFKVWVPSLADVALVLMNMGAAFVTLFPFENLQPPFTEGDLLEDIYIKNESPSDKEQSSFPEHNCNNILKYLSYCMGLCPRAYTDDELLLLLTVVGRVGLDTRLILQSSVELYPLQYKIVNNIRDWDTMLPKICLALTDLTDDHHNMCLLVQLLPDNTHGKQLRRHLSLSMISKLLDGNCTYRPTEQEFQLSELRPYLRRMQPSAILRSMLSSSSRNQTDKGEDTASPDQQSYYLCYSLLTLANEASNFQFFPAHQKKQLLFLCSELETHVKCDIREDEKRLYRSKVKDLVARISTKWTMLLQRTRPLHGKLYDYWQPMAIDTLTSSQEEQGMDDSDDGEEPVTEDEDETSENEEVIMTAEDEEEEGNDTMDGTDKTENDMKPEEMEGNEEVTETVHGEMNQAMPQVHEQMEAENIERTEAHTENLVETEETSNNNQVAVCDLVS, encoded by the exons TGAAGGACCAGCACCAACCCCATTTCACAACATTCCTCCAGGAGACTCCAATGAAGTCCTATCGGCTCCCCAACCACTTTGGTTACCCACCACCCAGGAGGGTGCTTCCAATTCAAAGCCCTGAGCTGTGCCACAGGGACAGACACGGTCCACCACGGCAccttcttcatcctccaagaccAAACTATCCATCAGGGTTTGTTCCAAGCAGCCCAGCTAACTTTGGCTCCTCAGGGAACAGGTTCCATCCGATGCCAAGAGGCAGTCTGGGTCCTCTGCAGCACCATCACTATGGAACTCCAGTGTCTTATGGCTCATTTGCTGCCATCAGCCCAACTAATTGTGGTACTACAGTTTATAGACCTGGTGTCTTTCACCCTGTACCCCCTCCATTCATGAAGGATTTAAGCAACCACTCTCCGCCTGTCCACATCCGGAGAGTTCAAGGGACTGAATCCAAGGACACTTTGTCTTACTCGGGAAGTAAAAATGCAACAGCACAAAGACAAGCATCGAACAAg GACCAATCCAATGATGGTAAGAGTCACACACATACTACCCAGCTCCAAAAGCCCCTATCCCCATCATCGATCACCAGAGCAGTTCAAGATGTTTTCCCACCAGCTCTCTCAGACTCAGAGCATCGGAGTCTTGGGAACAGTCAGAGGCCCGCACAGGACTATCAACCTCCTCCGACCCAGTCTTCTGACGGGAGCAGTGGTTCCAGTTTATCCGTCATGCACAGCCCTGTAGCCCCTTCACAG GACCAACAACCTAAACGAACACCTGCAAGTGAGAACTTAATTCCAG tAGTGGATTTGAATAGCTCCTCTCAGAAAAGGCGCAGGGAGTTTGAGGGCTTTGGTGACAGCGCCAAGAAACAATGTTTTCCGGGTATGAACTCTGGCAAAGCACACACACCAAAATCAACTGTTGGCAAATCATTAAGCCCTTCACTGCTGCCTCAGCCGTCAGCGGGGCCGTCTTCAGTCTTGGAACTGCCTGCCAAAACCACAGATAGCCATCTGTGCACAGAACCAACAAATGGCCAATCTTCACACTTTGTCACACTGTCATCTACATTGAAACCCACCCAGTCATCCTGCTCATCACCGTCACCCAAACCTTGTTTAAAGAGACAACCATCAATGGGGGCAAAGCAAGCTTACATTACCTCCCCCCAGAATCACACTGGAAAGTTAGTAGAGGTAAGATCACCTTCAAAACCAAGTGAAGAATGTTTGAAGAAAAGAAGCGAGGACAACGTTAAAACTGAGAAATCAAGCTCTGTGTTATCCTCTGAGGTTCCCCAGAAGGTCACTGATGGCACATCTCCTGTTCAGTCAGGCAGCCACCACTCTGGTCATACTCACTGTAGTTCCTCAGTCTTACCAGTCAAGACACTCGGCAGAGGTGATcatgtggaggagaggaggaagtcGGACAGTAGCACTCCCAAACCTGcctcaaaaacaaatacaggtTCTTTGAGTTGTCGCCCAGTAGAACGCAACAAAACCAACCGGTCACGAAAGCCTGTTGCAATCCCAAATGATATAAATGACCTTTTCACCCCTGATCCCAAGACCTACATCATCAGCAATGGCCATAAGACTGTAAAGCCAAAGATGGAAGGGCTCAAATCCCCCACCTCAGAGAAAAGTTGTTCACCCAGCACTTTGACCAGCTCCAGTACTCCAGTTACTGGATCCTCATGTCATAAAAATGGCTCTCCTCATACTGTGGACACCAAAGTCTCTATCTCATCATCTACACATCACCCACCGATCTCCATGCCAACTATAACTTTAGAGCGGGTAAAACTTGAGAAGTTAAAATCCATTCCCTTCAAAACCAATTATTTGAAAAACAGTCCCATCACTTCTTCAGACAGGCAGCTTCAGGATGACGGTGCTAAATCTGATGAGAAACGCTCATCTCTTCTCCATAACTCTTTGAGACGTTGCACTTCAGAGACTGGCTCCACAACCTCCTCATCTCATTGTTCTCAGTCTCCGCTATTGGAGAGGCAGTCAAGTGAAGGGCGTAGAAAGCCGGTGAGTGAAGAAGATCCTATAGATGTGGAGCTGGACCTCGGCCTGAGCTTCGCATTAGATATGGATCTAACCCAGAGCTCCcaaagcagtgaggatgagcaGCTGCTGTCCTTGCACGAGATGATGGAGCGGGTTACCAAGCCTCCAGATACACCAGAGAAGGGAGCCTTCTCAGAGCCGAGTACTCCTGGACATCATAGCTGCTTGCCAAGAACT CAATTGCCATCCACTGCAAAGTCCGGCATTTACAAGAACAACCTCGACCAGATGctgaaagaaataaacaacaataaaaa AGCTAAAGAGATCGAGACACAACTTTTAAATAGATGTGAAGAGGACTTGCAGAGAATAGCTGAATGTGAGGAGGCTGAGGAGAACCAGGAGGAGGGCGTCAACACTGAACAACA gGAATTCCTGCAACGCTACTCTTTGATGTCCAATGCAATCAGGGAAGTGCCTCCAGGGGAAACCGTGTTCAACCTGGAGAAATTTGGATGCATCTTCGACCACAATTCACTGGAGCTCAGAAAATGCATGGTGGATCCACAGGAGACAGCACAGAAAACGCTTCTTTG GTCCAGTCCTGCACAACTGAGATTGCATGTAAACATTGGATTGTTCCAGGAAGCTTACGACTCTCGCTCGCCCTGTCCAGCTCAGGTCACCCGTTTCCTCTTTAAG ATGATGTCAGTCCACAATGAGAGGATGGTATCAGAAAAGATACTACAGGCCCTCTGCGACATCGCCTGCACTGCTGCTTATCAGATAG TGAAAAAAGGGAGCCAGCAGTTTAAAGTGTGGGTGCCGAGTTTGGCCGATGTGGCCCTGGTCCTGATGAATATGGGAGCTGCATTTGTTACTCTCTTCCCTTTTGAGAATCTGCAGCCTCCATTTACAGAAGGAGATTTGTT ggaGGACATCTATATAAAAAATGAGAGTCCCTCTGACAAGGAGCAAAGCAGTTTCCCTGAACACAACTGCAACAATATCTTGAAG TACCTGTCTTACTGTATGGGCCTCTGTCCACGGGCGTACACTGATGAcgagctgctgttgctgcttacTGTCGTGGGACGGGTGGGCCTGGACACACGTCTCATCCTCCAGTCCAGTGTGGAACTTTACCCTCTACAGTACAAAATTGTCAATAACATCAGGGACTGGGACACCATG CTGCCCAAAATCTGTCTTGCACTTACTGATCTGACCGATGATCACCACAACATGTGCCTGCTGGTTCAACTGTtgcctgacaacacacatggaAA GCAACTGCGTCGACACCTGAGCCTGTCCATGATCTCTAAATTGCTGGATGGAAATTGCACTTACAGACCTACAGAACAAGAGTTTCAG CTGTCTGAACTGAGGCCGTACCTGCGCCGCATGCAACCCTCGGCCATTCTTCGAAGCATGCTGAGCTCCTCCAGCAGGAATCAGACAGATAAGGGAGAGGACACGGCCAGTCCCGACCAACAG tcCTACTACCTCTGCTATAGCCTTCTGACCTTGGCGAATGAAGCTTCCAATTTTCAGTTCTTCCCAGCTCATCAAAAG AAGCAGCTGCTGTTCTTGTGCTCCGAGCTGGAAACGCATGTTAAGTGTGACATCAGAGAGGATGAGAAACGTCTTTACCGGAGCAAg gtaaAGGACTTGGTGGCCAGGATCTCCACCAAGTGGACGATGCTCCTTCAGAGGACCAGGCCTCTCCAT GGTAAGTTGTATGATTATTGGCAGCCTATGGCTATTGACACATTGACAAGCAGCCAAGAGGAGCAGGGGATGGATGACAGTGATGACGGAGAGGAGCCTGTGACAGAAGATGAAGACGAAACCAGTGAAAATGAAGAGGTTATAATGACTgctgaggatgaggaggaggaaggaaatgATACAATGGATGGCACAGACAAGACGGAGAACGACATGAAGCCAGAAGAAATGGAGGGGAACGAGGAAGTGACAGAAACTGTTCATGGAGAGATGAACCAAGCGATGCCTCAAGTACACGAGCAAATGGAGGCTGAAAACATAGAACGTACTGAAGCACACACTGAAAATTTGGTTGAGACAGAAGAAACGTCTAACAATAACCAGGTAGCAGTGTGTGATTTAGTCTCATAG